Proteins encoded by one window of Paenibacillus urinalis:
- a CDS encoding SGNH/GDSL hydrolase family protein has translation MKLAQNDKLVFIGDSVTDCGRTRPVGEGSMGLGNGYVYHVDALLQSVYPELNTRVINVGIGGNNVRDLKNRWQEDVLDLQPDWLSVMIGINDVWRQFDSPQRRELHVFLDEYEATLRELVASVRPQVKGLVLMTPYYLEPSIEDPMRSTMDLYGAAVKRVAEEYDAVFVDTQAAYEPLWKQLYPGAIAWDRVHPNHTGHMVLARAFLNSIGFDWNK, from the coding sequence ATGAAGCTGGCTCAGAATGATAAATTGGTTTTTATTGGGGATTCGGTAACCGATTGCGGAAGAACACGTCCCGTAGGTGAAGGAAGCATGGGGCTTGGCAATGGGTATGTATATCATGTGGATGCTTTGCTCCAAAGCGTATATCCAGAATTGAATACTCGTGTAATTAATGTAGGGATAGGCGGAAACAATGTTAGGGATCTGAAAAATCGCTGGCAGGAGGATGTACTTGATCTTCAGCCGGACTGGCTGTCTGTAATGATTGGGATCAATGACGTATGGCGTCAGTTTGACAGTCCGCAGCGAAGAGAGCTTCATGTGTTTCTGGATGAGTATGAGGCTACTCTGCGTGAGCTGGTTGCTTCGGTGCGTCCTCAGGTGAAGGGTCTTGTCCTAATGACACCTTATTACCTGGAGCCAAGTATAGAAGATCCCATGCGCTCGACGATGGATCTGTACGGTGCTGCTGTCAAACGTGTTGCTGAGGAATATGATGCCGTATTTGTAGATACACAGGCTGCATATGAACCCCTCTGGAAGCAGCTGTACCCAGGAGCTATTGCATGGGACCGCGTACATCCCAACCACACGGGACATATGGTTCTGGCACGCGCCTTCTTGAACAGCATCGGCTTTGATTGGAATAAATAA
- the rsmD gene encoding 16S rRNA (guanine(966)-N(2))-methyltransferase RsmD, translated as MRVISGTAKGRPLKAVPGTGTRPTTDKVKEAVFSMIGPYFDGGVVLDLFAGSGGLGIESLSRGSDKAVFIDLEPKSIEMIRANLKATGLDSKAEVFRNEAGRALKLLSKRKYTFDLVFLDPPYRMKNVEEYLSWLEEHNMVNDDAIVVVEHDADHEYGERIGSFEQIRKSTYGDTAITIYEYSSNIDVQDDTNTNLNMDDNIREDQGNE; from the coding sequence GTGAGAGTAATATCAGGCACTGCAAAAGGTAGACCGCTTAAGGCTGTTCCCGGAACCGGAACCCGTCCAACAACCGACAAGGTTAAGGAAGCGGTCTTTAGTATGATTGGTCCTTATTTTGATGGGGGCGTCGTGCTGGATCTGTTTGCGGGAAGCGGCGGTCTCGGCATAGAATCACTCAGCAGAGGTTCGGACAAGGCTGTATTTATCGACCTGGAACCGAAGAGCATCGAAATGATTCGCGCGAATCTGAAGGCAACGGGTCTGGATAGCAAGGCTGAAGTGTTCCGAAATGAAGCAGGCCGAGCCCTGAAGCTGCTCTCCAAACGAAAATATACATTCGATCTCGTCTTTCTGGATCCCCCATATCGGATGAAGAATGTGGAAGAGTATCTATCCTGGCTTGAAGAACACAATATGGTCAATGATGACGCCATCGTTGTTGTAGAACATGATGCCGATCATGAATACGGAGAGAGAATAGGCTCCTTTGAGCAAATACGCAAATCTACATATGGGGATACGGCAATTACGATATACGAGTATTCTTCTAATATAGATGTGCAGGATGATACGAACACGAATTTAAACATGGATGACAACATTCGGGAGGATCAAGGCAATGAGTGA
- a CDS encoding AraC family transcriptional regulator, giving the protein MWLSKDHQRFFMTGKEHPLPLFIESIGENNNQEPIERSAGYPCYHWLQTVDGEGTFSFEGRTYPLPKGTGILLAPNVPHHYSGRGEGWSTIYITFSGPQAAAILSSLDLQESAYYQWKVSSELQIYSKKVLDSIGSDFDLTGLDASGDIYRFLLLLKKHGTTGNTLSLSHAMDRLAPLLSFMEEKISDPGVGLMEMAEVLSVSPRYLNMMFKQTFGITAYSYFILKRIRKSKEIMTSEPHLTVKETAGRVGFRDASHFVATFRRIEGITPEHFRTLY; this is encoded by the coding sequence ATGTGGCTGAGCAAAGACCATCAGCGTTTTTTTATGACAGGGAAGGAGCATCCTCTGCCCCTGTTTATAGAGAGCATAGGAGAGAACAACAATCAGGAGCCGATTGAGCGGTCCGCTGGCTATCCCTGTTATCACTGGCTGCAAACGGTAGATGGTGAGGGGACATTTTCATTTGAGGGCAGAACCTATCCACTTCCTAAAGGGACGGGCATCCTGCTTGCTCCTAATGTGCCGCATCATTACAGCGGGAGAGGTGAAGGCTGGTCAACGATATATATTACATTCAGCGGTCCGCAGGCAGCAGCGATCCTATCCTCACTGGACTTGCAGGAATCTGCTTATTATCAGTGGAAAGTGAGCTCGGAGCTTCAGATTTATAGCAAAAAGGTTCTTGATTCCATCGGCAGCGATTTTGATCTAACGGGGCTGGACGCGTCAGGAGATATTTATCGGTTCTTACTGCTGCTCAAAAAGCATGGGACAACCGGCAATACGCTCTCCCTCTCACATGCTATGGATCGATTAGCACCCTTGCTGTCATTTATGGAAGAGAAGATAAGCGATCCTGGTGTGGGGCTCATGGAAATGGCGGAGGTGCTCTCGGTCTCCCCCAGATATCTGAATATGATGTTCAAGCAGACATTTGGCATTACGGCGTACAGCTATTTTATTCTGAAAAGAATACGTAAATCCAAGGAGATCATGACATCAGAGCCTCATCTTACAGTGAAGGAGACGGCTGGCAGAGTAGGCTTCCGTGATGCGAGTCATTTTGTCGCTACATTTCGGAGAATAGAGGGAATTACCCCCGAGCATTTCCGAACGCTCTACTAG
- a CDS encoding SMP-30/gluconolactonase/LRE family protein, which yields MTELELVIDAKARLAEGPSWDADEKRLYWVDIEGFKLHIYDPSSGRDTVHEVGQHIGAVVPYDQDRVMVALKSGFHRYDLASGKLTLLHNPESHRDDNRFNDGKCDPKGRFWAGTMSLTDKKNQGALYCLMNDGQVKTVLTDVSLSNGLGFHPDHKKMYYIDTPTGRIDQFDFDLDSGEISNRITLFSLPEGTGFPDGLTVDAEGMIWVAHYGGSQVSRWNPDTGSLIQHIEVPASNVTSCCFGGEELDELYITTARNGLSEEQLLETPHAGGVFRVKPGVKGQPTYRYKGIK from the coding sequence ATGACAGAACTAGAACTGGTCATTGACGCAAAGGCAAGACTGGCAGAGGGGCCAAGCTGGGATGCAGATGAGAAACGCCTGTACTGGGTTGATATCGAAGGCTTCAAGCTTCATATTTATGATCCAAGTTCAGGAAGGGACACGGTGCATGAGGTGGGACAGCATATTGGAGCGGTTGTCCCCTATGATCAAGATCGTGTCATGGTTGCCTTAAAAAGTGGGTTCCATAGGTATGATCTGGCTTCGGGCAAACTTACCCTGCTTCATAATCCGGAAAGTCATAGGGATGATAACCGGTTTAATGATGGAAAATGTGATCCGAAGGGCCGGTTTTGGGCGGGAACGATGAGTCTGACTGACAAGAAGAATCAAGGCGCATTGTACTGTCTAATGAATGATGGTCAAGTCAAAACCGTGCTTACGGACGTTTCTCTGTCTAATGGTCTGGGGTTTCACCCGGATCATAAGAAGATGTACTATATTGATACGCCGACAGGCCGGATTGATCAGTTTGATTTTGATCTCGATAGCGGTGAAATTTCGAATCGTATAACCTTGTTCTCTCTGCCGGAAGGAACCGGCTTCCCTGATGGGTTGACGGTAGATGCAGAAGGGATGATATGGGTGGCACACTATGGCGGTTCCCAGGTATCTCGCTGGAATCCGGACACAGGCAGCCTGATTCAGCATATTGAAGTGCCGGCTTCAAATGTGACCTCCTGCTGTTTTGGAGGAGAAGAACTGGATGAGCTGTACATCACGACGGCTCGTAATGGTCTTAGTGAGGAGCAGCTGCTTGAGACTCCGCATGCTGGCGGTGTATTTCGAGTGAAGCCTGGCGTAAAAGGACAGCCCACTTACCGTTATAAGGGTATAAAATAG
- a CDS encoding tagaturonate reductase — MAVSNDLPRLGRKLEGITDSAKLAKFQEMPVKVLQIGEGNFLRGFFDWMIYESAAQGWFEGSVAVTQPRRSGRHKLLNIREQDGLYTLLTRGIENGAAVEREVIIPVLSHMIDPYEEWNEFLAVAEGPELDIVVSNTTEAGLVYEKSEYYEGTPVNSFPGKLTVFLHHRFQHFQGDPAKGLIHLPCELVEGNGDLLKSYVLMHSEDFGYSEEFRDWVKSSNHFLNNLVDRIVTGAPSKSEIDDIEERLGYKDSLINSAEPYHLWAIQGDRSLADKLPLAQAGLNVHFTDDLKPYQLRKVRILNGAHTLMTPLGILQGKRFVRETMEDTQLGEWVRTAVYEEVTQALDLPLEELHVYAGEVFERFMNPYIDHRLQDIMLGSLSKFKVRLMPTMLDYYRKNGVLPKRIVTGFAALLRLYQTVKTEEGFKTVTYSGESVLLKDNEAHLEVLERHWAELGQGKTLDRVITQILAEETIWGQDLSLLPGLTESICESIREWEGEQV; from the coding sequence ATGGCGGTAAGCAATGATCTCCCTAGACTGGGACGGAAGCTGGAAGGAATAACCGACAGCGCGAAGCTGGCTAAATTTCAAGAGATGCCGGTGAAGGTGCTTCAGATCGGGGAAGGAAATTTTTTGCGGGGATTTTTTGATTGGATGATTTATGAAAGCGCTGCACAAGGGTGGTTTGAAGGCAGTGTTGCCGTAACACAGCCGAGAAGATCGGGTCGTCACAAGCTGCTGAACATCAGAGAGCAGGATGGTTTATATACGCTGCTGACCCGAGGTATAGAGAACGGAGCAGCGGTAGAGCGGGAAGTTATCATTCCTGTGCTGTCACATATGATCGATCCTTACGAGGAATGGAATGAATTCCTGGCTGTGGCTGAAGGACCAGAACTGGATATCGTTGTGTCCAACACGACGGAAGCGGGTCTTGTGTATGAGAAGTCAGAGTACTATGAAGGTACGCCAGTGAATTCATTTCCCGGGAAACTAACCGTATTCCTGCATCATCGCTTTCAACATTTTCAAGGGGATCCCGCCAAAGGATTAATTCATCTCCCGTGCGAGCTGGTTGAAGGCAACGGTGATTTGTTGAAATCCTACGTACTGATGCATAGTGAAGATTTCGGATATTCGGAGGAGTTTCGCGATTGGGTCAAGAGCAGCAATCATTTTCTGAACAATCTCGTTGATCGTATCGTTACAGGTGCACCCTCAAAGTCTGAAATTGATGATATCGAAGAGCGGTTAGGGTATAAGGATTCGCTGATTAACAGTGCGGAGCCTTATCACTTGTGGGCAATCCAAGGAGACCGCTCGCTTGCCGACAAGCTTCCGCTGGCACAGGCAGGACTTAATGTGCACTTTACCGATGATTTGAAGCCGTATCAGCTTAGAAAAGTCCGTATCCTGAATGGTGCTCATACGCTCATGACACCGCTCGGTATTTTGCAGGGCAAGCGCTTCGTTCGGGAAACGATGGAGGATACTCAGCTTGGTGAATGGGTGCGGACAGCCGTGTATGAGGAGGTCACGCAAGCGCTGGATCTTCCGCTAGAGGAGCTGCATGTTTATGCGGGTGAAGTGTTTGAACGATTTATGAATCCATACATTGATCATCGACTGCAGGACATTATGCTGGGCAGCTTGAGCAAGTTTAAAGTTCGCTTGATGCCAACGATGCTGGATTACTACCGCAAGAACGGCGTGCTTCCAAAACGGATTGTGACAGGCTTTGCCGCTTTGCTTCGATTGTACCAGACAGTGAAGACAGAGGAAGGATTCAAGACGGTAACCTATAGCGGTGAGTCTGTACTGCTTAAAGACAATGAAGCGCATCTTGAGGTACTGGAGAGACATTGGGCAGAGCTAGGGCAGGGTAAAACTCTTGATCGTGTGATCACTCAGATCCTGGCAGAGGAAACGATCTGGGGACAGGATTTATCCTTGCTGCCTGGACTTACCGAGAGTATATGTGAATCGATAAGAGAATGGGAAGGGGAACAGGTATGA
- a CDS encoding helix-turn-helix transcriptional regulator, with protein sequence MRNSLNAPVDTRIPSDIELPFRMLYYETKPYEHELPDHLHDWHEMICVHQGRGKIFIDHMSLDMEPGDLIMIPGNTIHRIFPDPDNLLTSTAFYISPALFQGMGNEAISTLLLFERHRQSKIYKRQFSRQELDDVGQIIDHIYTEMNSRKPMRSYSTLLHLQLLLIYLTRLSFVTDQSPAIMSGPEWLTQSLSIIEHKLRDKVSLAHLAKEASVSPAHFSRVFKQFTGMTPTDYICARRIILSKEQLMHSDHTMAVIAESCGFDSLPHFYRMFKKHTGMTPANYRKSVRM encoded by the coding sequence ATGCGTAACTCACTGAACGCACCTGTTGATACTCGCATTCCCTCTGATATCGAGCTGCCCTTCCGAATGCTCTATTATGAGACCAAGCCCTATGAGCACGAACTTCCCGACCATCTCCATGATTGGCATGAAATGATCTGTGTTCATCAAGGACGGGGCAAAATATTTATCGATCATATGAGCCTAGATATGGAGCCAGGTGACCTGATTATGATTCCAGGAAATACCATTCATCGAATTTTTCCTGATCCGGATAATCTTCTAACTTCCACCGCCTTCTATATCAGCCCTGCATTGTTTCAAGGCATGGGAAATGAAGCTATCTCAACTCTGCTGCTATTTGAGAGGCACCGCCAATCCAAAATTTATAAGCGGCAATTCAGCAGGCAGGAGCTGGACGATGTAGGTCAAATCATCGATCACATCTATACCGAAATGAACAGTCGTAAGCCCATGCGTTCTTACTCCACGCTCCTTCATTTGCAGCTTCTGCTCATCTACTTAACCCGGCTCAGCTTCGTAACGGATCAATCACCAGCGATCATGTCGGGCCCTGAATGGCTTACCCAATCTTTATCCATTATAGAGCACAAGCTGCGTGACAAGGTCTCGCTTGCCCATTTGGCTAAAGAGGCTTCGGTGTCGCCCGCTCATTTCAGCCGCGTATTTAAGCAATTTACGGGAATGACGCCGACAGACTACATCTGTGCAAGACGGATTATCCTGTCCAAGGAACAGCTGATGCATAGCGATCATACGATGGCCGTTATTGCCGAGAGCTGCGGGTTTGACAGTCTTCCTCACTTTTACCGCATGTTCAAAAAGCATACAGGAATGACGCCTGCGAACTATCGTAAAAGTGTACGGATGTAG
- a CDS encoding alpha/beta hydrolase produces the protein MQSIKLWSGVPPYAAAGLEDDSPTLTPYLVEGADSCVIVCPGGGYCHLADHEGGPVAEWLNQAGISAFFLKYRITPHRQPAALSDARRAVQYVRASSDKYGINPNKIAMLGFSAGGHLTASAGTMWVEGDPESVDPLERVSSRPDRIVLCYPVITMEDYGHQGSKDALLGEKPDEELVRQYSAERQVTSQTPPAFIWHTHEDAAVPLQNSLEMSLSLTKAGVPHELHVLEAGRHGLGLAEELEGTTGRWKGLCISWLKQQGW, from the coding sequence GTGCAGTCAATAAAATTATGGTCTGGAGTGCCGCCGTATGCGGCCGCTGGATTGGAAGATGATTCTCCCACCTTGACTCCTTATCTGGTCGAGGGAGCTGACAGCTGCGTTATCGTGTGTCCCGGAGGCGGATATTGTCACTTAGCTGATCATGAAGGCGGACCGGTTGCGGAGTGGCTGAATCAAGCAGGCATTTCGGCTTTTTTCCTTAAATATCGAATCACTCCTCATCGTCAGCCCGCTGCATTGTCTGATGCAAGGAGAGCCGTTCAATATGTGAGAGCGAGCAGCGATAAGTATGGGATTAATCCGAACAAGATTGCGATGCTCGGTTTTTCCGCTGGAGGTCATTTGACGGCAAGTGCAGGAACGATGTGGGTGGAAGGAGATCCAGAGAGCGTTGATCCGCTTGAGCGGGTTAGTTCAAGGCCGGATCGCATTGTGCTGTGTTATCCTGTCATTACGATGGAGGATTATGGTCATCAAGGTTCAAAGGATGCACTGCTTGGCGAGAAGCCGGATGAGGAATTGGTCAGACAATACAGTGCTGAACGTCAGGTAACGAGCCAGACGCCGCCTGCCTTCATATGGCATACCCACGAGGATGCGGCGGTACCGCTGCAGAATAGTCTGGAGATGTCATTGTCCTTGACCAAGGCGGGAGTGCCTCATGAGCTGCATGTACTTGAAGCAGGACGTCATGGCCTTGGGCTGGCAGAGGAGCTGGAAGGAACGACAGGCCGCTGGAAGGGCTTATGTATATCCTGGCTTAAGCAGCAGGGCTGGTAA
- a CDS encoding UxaA family hydrolase, which translates to MSTIHRTQDFTIIREKDDVIIALRDYKKGEVIERNSSSTITLTEDIPKGHKIAARQILAGENVLKYGYSIGVAKEQILPGSWIHTHNLATGLSGLLEYEYEKTEPEALPAPPAHLLTFDGYLRPNGEAGIRNEIWIINTVGCINKVCEALARMGEGEFKGRVDGVYHFPHPFGCSQLGDDLKYTQQLLASLVVHPNAGGVLVIGLGCENNQVDDFKSFIPAEYHHKVRFLKAQETDDELSEGMRLIEELVEQAEHTRREPLPLSKLKIGLKCGGSDGFSGITANPLVGVVSDLLVAAGGTAILTEVPEMFGAETILMNRAANQGVYDELVKLINGFKQYFVNHGQNIYENPSPGNKAGGITTLEEKSLGCTQKGGRSEVVDILSYGNRTTKPGLNIVEAPGNDLVSVTALSAAGAHIVLFTTGRGTPFGGPVPTVKIATNSDLARRKKHWIDYNAGQLLEGISMDDAAVQLLSQLVDIASGRAETNSEQHGFREIAIFKDGVIL; encoded by the coding sequence ATGAGCACCATTCATCGAACACAGGACTTCACCATCATTCGGGAGAAAGATGATGTAATTATTGCTCTTCGTGATTATAAAAAGGGAGAAGTGATTGAACGGAATTCTTCCTCAACCATAACTTTGACTGAAGACATTCCGAAGGGTCACAAAATTGCTGCCCGGCAGATCCTGGCAGGGGAGAATGTACTCAAATACGGCTACTCTATCGGCGTGGCCAAAGAACAAATCTTGCCAGGCAGCTGGATTCATACTCATAATCTCGCAACCGGTCTATCTGGACTCCTCGAATATGAATACGAAAAAACCGAGCCAGAAGCGCTTCCCGCACCGCCTGCTCATCTCCTGACGTTCGACGGTTATCTGCGTCCGAACGGCGAAGCCGGAATTCGAAATGAGATCTGGATTATTAATACGGTCGGCTGCATTAACAAGGTATGTGAAGCATTGGCCCGGATGGGAGAAGGCGAATTCAAGGGACGTGTTGACGGAGTATATCATTTTCCTCACCCCTTTGGCTGCTCACAGCTTGGCGATGACTTGAAGTATACACAGCAGCTCCTTGCTTCACTCGTTGTACACCCGAATGCTGGAGGGGTGCTCGTTATTGGTCTAGGCTGTGAGAACAATCAGGTCGATGATTTCAAGTCGTTTATTCCTGCGGAGTATCATCATAAAGTGCGTTTTCTCAAAGCACAGGAAACGGATGATGAGCTGAGCGAAGGCATGAGATTAATTGAAGAGCTGGTCGAGCAGGCCGAGCATACACGTCGTGAGCCGCTGCCGTTATCCAAGTTGAAGATCGGTCTCAAATGCGGTGGCTCGGATGGCTTCTCCGGTATTACGGCCAATCCCCTCGTTGGTGTCGTATCTGATCTGCTTGTAGCAGCAGGAGGCACGGCTATTCTAACAGAGGTTCCTGAAATGTTCGGAGCGGAGACCATCCTGATGAACCGTGCTGCAAACCAAGGGGTATATGATGAGCTCGTTAAGCTGATCAATGGGTTCAAGCAGTATTTTGTAAACCACGGTCAGAACATTTATGAGAATCCCTCTCCAGGTAATAAAGCAGGGGGTATTACTACTCTGGAGGAGAAATCACTTGGTTGTACTCAAAAAGGCGGGCGCTCAGAAGTGGTAGATATTCTGTCTTATGGAAACAGGACGACTAAGCCAGGGCTTAACATTGTTGAAGCTCCCGGCAACGACCTGGTCTCCGTTACGGCACTATCCGCAGCGGGTGCGCACATCGTTTTATTCACGACAGGCAGAGGGACGCCGTTTGGCGGACCTGTACCTACGGTGAAGATCGCAACCAATTCCGACCTGGCTCGCAGGAAGAAGCACTGGATTGATTATAATGCAGGGCAGCTGCTCGAAGGGATCAGCATGGATGATGCAGCTGTTCAGCTGTTAAGCCAGCTCGTGGATATTGCATCCGGTCGTGCAGAGACAAACAGTGAGCAGCACGGTTTCCGTGAAATTGCCATATTTAAGGACGGCGTAATCCTGTAG
- a CDS encoding beta-galactosidase, with amino-acid sequence MISTKLPKMFYGGDYNPEQWDQATHQEDLRMFKLAGIDIATINVFSWAKNQPDEITYNFGWLDELIDSLYESGVYVCLATSTGAHPAWMATKYPDVLRVDKDGRKRKFGGRHNSCPNSPTYRLYSERIADKLAERYKDHPAVLVWHVSNEYGGDCYCDNCERAFRVWLKEKYQTLDQLNRAWNTAFWGHTFYDWDEIVLPSNLSEEWGDRSTNFQGISLDYSRFNSDSMLNCYKLEYDAIKRHVPESVVTTNLMGFFKQLDYFKWAKYMDIISWDSYPSLTTPPSETAMANDLMRGLKDGMPFMLMEQTPSQQNWQPYNSLKRPGVMRLQSYQTVAHGADTVMFFQLRRSIGACEKYHGAVIEHVGHENTRVFREVAQLGKELQRIGDRLLDSRADAKAAIVFDWDNWWAIEKSSGPTIALNYVQQIHKYYASFYNRNVQVDMVSVDTDLSAYDLVVAPVLYMVKPGFAEKLEAFVENGGTFLTTFFSGIVNENDLVTVGGYPGELRKMLGIWVEEIDALFPDQKNKIVLKDKFGKLQGSYECGMLCDLLHTEGAEVIAEYGEDFYKGMPAVTRNTFGKGEAYYVATDPEQGFLDELIEKITTDKGIHPNLSAPSGVEVSRRVKDGISYLFVLNHNTEAVSYDLGQLEAEDLISGSQLSGMVSIEGRDVQILEVK; translated from the coding sequence TTGATTAGTACGAAGCTTCCTAAAATGTTCTACGGCGGAGACTACAATCCTGAGCAATGGGATCAGGCTACACATCAAGAAGATCTGCGCATGTTCAAGCTCGCAGGGATTGATATTGCGACAATTAACGTTTTTTCCTGGGCCAAGAATCAGCCTGATGAGATCACATATAATTTTGGATGGCTCGATGAGCTGATCGACAGTCTTTATGAAAGCGGTGTCTATGTATGCCTTGCAACGAGCACCGGCGCTCATCCCGCATGGATGGCAACGAAATATCCTGACGTACTGCGGGTAGATAAGGACGGACGTAAACGCAAATTTGGAGGCCGTCATAACTCCTGCCCGAACAGTCCGACTTACCGGCTCTACTCCGAGCGTATTGCGGACAAGCTGGCAGAACGCTACAAGGATCATCCTGCGGTTCTCGTTTGGCATGTGTCGAACGAATATGGGGGCGACTGCTACTGTGACAACTGTGAACGTGCATTCCGTGTCTGGCTGAAGGAGAAATATCAGACACTTGATCAGCTGAACAGAGCCTGGAATACGGCATTCTGGGGACATACGTTCTATGATTGGGATGAAATTGTGCTGCCAAGCAACCTGAGCGAGGAATGGGGAGATCGTTCCACGAACTTCCAAGGAATCTCTCTGGATTACTCCAGATTTAATTCTGACAGCATGCTGAACTGCTACAAGCTGGAGTACGACGCAATTAAGAGGCATGTGCCTGAATCTGTTGTGACTACCAATCTGATGGGCTTCTTCAAGCAGCTGGATTACTTTAAATGGGCCAAATACATGGACATTATTTCATGGGACAGCTATCCAAGCCTAACGACTCCGCCAAGCGAAACTGCCATGGCGAATGATCTCATGCGCGGACTCAAGGACGGAATGCCGTTCATGCTGATGGAGCAAACGCCAAGCCAGCAGAACTGGCAGCCGTACAACTCACTTAAGCGTCCGGGTGTCATGCGCCTGCAGAGCTATCAGACTGTAGCCCATGGCGCAGATACGGTCATGTTCTTCCAGCTCCGAAGATCCATCGGTGCCTGTGAGAAGTACCACGGCGCTGTTATTGAGCACGTCGGGCATGAGAATACACGCGTATTCCGTGAAGTAGCTCAGCTTGGTAAGGAGCTGCAGCGCATCGGAGATCGCCTCTTAGATTCGCGCGCTGATGCCAAAGCCGCCATTGTATTCGATTGGGACAACTGGTGGGCGATTGAGAAATCGAGCGGTCCAACGATCGCTCTGAATTACGTGCAACAGATTCACAAATATTACGCGTCCTTCTACAACCGAAATGTTCAGGTCGACATGGTAAGTGTGGATACCGATCTAAGCGCATATGATCTTGTTGTTGCTCCGGTTCTGTACATGGTTAAGCCTGGATTCGCTGAGAAATTGGAAGCCTTCGTAGAGAATGGCGGAACGTTCCTGACGACATTCTTCAGCGGTATTGTAAATGAAAATGATCTGGTCACGGTCGGCGGATATCCTGGAGAGCTGCGGAAAATGCTGGGCATTTGGGTTGAGGAGATTGATGCTCTGTTCCCGGATCAGAAGAATAAGATTGTTCTGAAAGATAAGTTCGGCAAGCTTCAAGGCAGCTACGAATGCGGCATGCTATGTGATCTACTGCATACGGAAGGTGCTGAGGTTATTGCGGAATACGGCGAAGATTTCTACAAGGGAATGCCTGCGGTGACTCGCAATACGTTTGGCAAAGGCGAAGCATATTACGTAGCAACCGATCCAGAACAAGGCTTCCTCGATGAACTGATTGAGAAGATTACAACGGACAAAGGAATTCACCCTAACCTCTCAGCTCCATCCGGTGTTGAGGTCAGCCGCCGTGTCAAGGATGGCATCTCCTATCTGTTCGTGCTTAATCACAATACGGAGGCCGTATCCTATGATCTAGGCCAATTAGAGGCTGAAGATCTAATCAGTGGCAGTCAGCTCAGCGGCATGGTATCCATTGAAGGCCGTGACGTTCAAATTTTGGAAGTCAAATAA
- a CDS encoding HD domain-containing protein, which yields MSIERVAKQIEFIREIDELKHVLRQSYLMNGSRRENDAEHTWHIAVMALLLKEHAIDDQLDLKKVVHMLLIHDLVEIDAGDTFAYDVKGYEDKWDREVAAAKRIFGLLPAEQASEWMNLWLEFEEGLTNEAKYAAAMDRLHPVLHNFYTEGKAWRAHQVSVSAVKARVAVIAEASPVLAEYAASLLEQAVEKGYLLP from the coding sequence GTGAGTATAGAACGAGTTGCCAAACAGATTGAATTTATTCGCGAGATTGATGAGCTTAAGCATGTGCTTCGCCAGTCCTATCTGATGAACGGGTCACGGCGGGAGAATGATGCAGAGCATACCTGGCATATCGCTGTCATGGCTCTTCTCTTGAAAGAGCACGCAATCGATGATCAACTGGATCTGAAGAAAGTAGTTCATATGCTGCTGATTCATGATCTGGTAGAGATTGATGCAGGAGATACCTTCGCTTATGATGTCAAAGGCTATGAGGATAAATGGGACAGAGAGGTAGCGGCAGCCAAGCGGATCTTTGGTTTACTTCCTGCCGAACAAGCAAGCGAGTGGATGAATCTGTGGCTTGAATTTGAAGAAGGGCTGACGAATGAAGCCAAATATGCTGCGGCTATGGATCGTCTTCATCCGGTGCTGCATAACTTCTATACGGAAGGCAAAGCATGGAGAGCACATCAGGTATCCGTCAGCGCAGTTAAAGCACGTGTTGCAGTCATAGCAGAAGCCTCTCCTGTACTTGCTGAATATGCAGCGAGCCTGCTTGAGCAGGCAGTAGAAAAAGGATACTTATTGCCCTGA